One window from the genome of Paraclostridium sordellii encodes:
- the splB gene encoding spore photoproduct lyase, which produces MFNPKRVIFEKGTLDTDIGKNIYNKIKNNPDIEIINASSNKIKSHIPGDNLYEQYRSGKETLVVGYRKSLKFQTCKPSANYQLPLVSGCMGRCEYCYLNTQLGDKPFVKVFVNTDDVLKKAKQYIDERLPSITIFEGAATSDPVPLEPYTNSLKQTIEFFGKEEKGRFRFVTKYNDIDSLLDLNHNNHTEIRFSINTPRIISTHEHHTASADKRIEAAIKLAKAGYKIGFIIAPVFLYENWQEEYRELMHSIKEKLPKDFNEQIIFEVISHRYTTKAKNRILEIFPETTLPMEDEDRKFKYGQFGYGKYVYTKEQLAQMKDFFLLEIKNVFPNSVIKYVI; this is translated from the coding sequence ATGTTTAATCCTAAAAGAGTTATATTTGAAAAAGGGACATTAGATACAGATATTGGTAAAAATATTTATAATAAAATAAAAAACAATCCAGATATTGAAATTATAAATGCTAGCTCTAATAAAATTAAAAGTCATATTCCTGGAGATAATTTATATGAACAATATAGGTCTGGAAAAGAAACATTAGTTGTAGGTTATCGTAAAAGTTTAAAATTTCAAACATGTAAGCCATCAGCAAACTATCAATTACCACTAGTAAGTGGATGTATGGGAAGATGTGAGTATTGTTACTTAAATACACAATTAGGAGATAAACCATTTGTAAAAGTTTTTGTTAATACAGATGATGTTTTAAAAAAAGCAAAACAATATATAGATGAAAGATTGCCATCAATAACTATATTTGAAGGTGCCGCAACATCAGACCCTGTTCCACTTGAGCCTTATACTAATTCTCTAAAACAAACTATAGAATTTTTTGGTAAAGAGGAAAAAGGTAGATTTAGATTTGTAACTAAATATAATGATATAGATAGCTTACTAGATTTAAATCACAATAATCATACTGAGATTAGATTTAGTATAAATACACCACGAATAATCTCTACCCATGAACACCATACAGCTTCTGCCGATAAAAGAATTGAAGCTGCTATTAAGCTTGCAAAAGCTGGATATAAAATAGGATTTATAATAGCACCTGTATTTCTTTATGAAAATTGGCAAGAAGAGTATAGAGAATTAATGCATAGTATAAAAGAAAAACTACCTAAAGATTTTAACGAACAAATTATATTTGAAGTTATATCACACAGATATACAACTAAAGCAAAAAATAGGATACTTGAAATATTCCCTGAAACCACTTTGCCTATGGAAGATGAAGATAGAAAATTTAAATATGGTCAATTTGGATATGGTAAATATGTTTATACTAAAGAACAGTTAGCTCAAATGAAGGATTTTTTCCTTTTAGAAATAAAAAATGTATTTCCTAATAGTGTTATAAAGTATGTAATATAG
- a CDS encoding MarR family winged helix-turn-helix transcriptional regulator, which translates to MNENNIFTYLISTISRKLMFSSDRKIKKLGLNAQQGRIIKYIYEHQDEGLIQKDLADTFGRTTASITSMLKGLEKKGYIRREIPANNERQKNIYVEEKGVNLIETFDKVFMQIENEVTDCLTDEEKESFKNILIKINNNLK; encoded by the coding sequence GTGAATGAGAATAATATTTTTACATATTTAATTAGTACAATATCAAGAAAATTAATGTTTTCATCAGATAGAAAAATAAAGAAATTAGGACTAAATGCACAACAGGGTAGAATAATTAAATATATTTATGAACACCAAGATGAAGGTCTAATCCAAAAAGATTTAGCAGATACTTTTGGGAGAACCACTGCAAGTATTACTAGTATGTTAAAAGGACTTGAAAAAAAGGGGTATATAAGAAGAGAGATTCCTGCTAATAACGAAAGACAAAAAAATATTTATGTAGAAGAAAAGGGAGTAAACCTTATAGAGACATTTGACAAAGTATTTATGCAAATTGAAAATGAGGTAACTGATTGTCTTACTGATGAAGAAAAAGAATCATTTAAAAATATACTTATAAAAATTAATAATAACCTAAAGTAA
- a CDS encoding S-layer homology domain-containing protein, translating to MKKHLISTLALGMILSTTLSVYADTKVKDIDGHWAHNQISEFIKNSYAKGYEDNTFRPDKQITRAEFVKLVNKYFGFNDKGVSNFKDINKNNWYYNDVCIAIKAGYINGYEDNTFRPDKQITREEAAKIIVSIKNQQDNTYDKLNTFPDKNKVSNWAKPYIEGAIENGYLKGDNLKNLRPTNRITRAESVTILSRIENKVVDKPVIENEDVVQPVVKEQDNNELVQPEIDNKDEYPILDYHLVTYNLVKGEKWNNDRINATAFDKNHKPLEVHYEGDVDINTPGYYTLKVSATDAEGRTTTEEVYVEVEDPHLVENRLSYPLITSRDLELKKGDHFDYKMLEATASDVNEKDIADTITYKGNVDTNKEGRYPIFISAKDSKGLVSTLLVFVYVD from the coding sequence ATGAAAAAACACTTGATAAGCACATTGGCTTTAGGAATGATTCTTTCAACTACATTAAGCGTATACGCTGATACCAAAGTAAAGGATATTGATGGGCACTGGGCACATAATCAAATTTCTGAATTTATAAAAAATTCATATGCAAAGGGATATGAAGATAATACATTTAGACCAGATAAGCAAATTACTAGAGCGGAATTTGTTAAACTAGTAAATAAATACTTTGGATTTAATGACAAAGGAGTTTCAAATTTTAAAGACATAAATAAAAACAATTGGTATTACAATGATGTTTGTATAGCTATTAAAGCAGGATATATAAATGGATATGAAGATAATACATTTAGACCGGATAAGCAAATCACTAGAGAAGAAGCAGCTAAAATAATAGTTAGCATAAAAAATCAACAAGACAATACATATGATAAATTAAATACTTTCCCAGATAAAAATAAAGTTTCTAATTGGGCAAAACCATACATAGAAGGTGCAATAGAAAATGGATACTTAAAAGGAGATAATTTAAAAAATCTTCGTCCGACAAATCGTATAACAAGAGCAGAATCAGTTACCATATTATCTAGAATAGAAAATAAGGTTGTTGATAAACCAGTTATAGAGAATGAAGATGTTGTTCAACCAGTTGTAAAAGAACAAGATAATAATGAACTTGTTCAGCCTGAAATAGATAACAAGGATGAATATCCTATTTTAGACTACCATTTAGTAACATATAACTTAGTAAAAGGTGAGAAGTGGAATAATGATAGAATAAATGCTACTGCTTTTGATAAAAATCATAAACCACTTGAAGTTCATTATGAAGGTGATGTGGATATTAATACTCCAGGATATTATACACTAAAGGTATCAGCTACAGATGCTGAAGGTAGAACTACTACAGAGGAAGTGTATGTTGAAGTTGAAGATCCGCATCTTGTAGAAAACAGATTAAGCTACCCATTAATAACGTCTAGAGATTTAGAGTTAAAAAAGGGTGATCATTTTGACTATAAAATGTTAGAAGCAACTGCATCTGATGTAAATGAAAAAGACATAGCTGATACTATAACTTATAAAGGAAATGTTGATACAAATAAAGAAGGTAGATACCCGATATTTATAAGTGCAAAAGATAGCAAAGGATTAGTATCTACACTTTTAGTTTTTGTATATGTAGATTAA
- a CDS encoding VanZ family protein — MIMSIIYPLICIMLPCAVYQIIIIRLQNLKEKQYLIPHLIWVYIFLIYIYLAFSVAGIGSIWEIGQYGEIIRMEEINLIPFKSGGIMTYILNIIMFMPLGFLLPLIWEKFRNPLRVFLVGLGFSLAIEICQLFNHRTTDIDDLIMNSLGAILGYFIWVGVINLFNSISKKAFAVSKNEVIDNSIINIKPISISKNEAIVYITLAVLGEFLFYNWRIFSY, encoded by the coding sequence ATGATTATGTCAATTATTTATCCACTTATTTGCATCATGCTACCTTGTGCAGTATATCAAATAATAATTATTAGATTGCAAAATTTAAAAGAAAAACAATACTTAATACCACATTTAATATGGGTATATATTTTCTTAATTTATATTTACTTGGCTTTTAGTGTAGCTGGTATAGGAAGTATATGGGAAATAGGTCAATATGGAGAAATTATTAGAATGGAAGAAATAAATTTAATCCCATTTAAATCAGGTGGTATTATGACTTACATTTTAAATATTATTATGTTTATGCCTTTAGGATTTTTACTTCCACTGATTTGGGAAAAGTTTAGAAATCCTCTTAGAGTATTTTTGGTTGGATTGGGGTTTTCATTAGCAATTGAGATTTGTCAGTTATTTAATCATAGAACAACAGATATTGATGATTTAATTATGAACTCTTTAGGTGCTATTTTGGGGTACTTTATATGGGTAGGTGTAATCAATTTATTTAATAGTATAAGTAAAAAAGCTTTTGCTGTATCTAAAAATGAAGTTATAGATAACAGTATAATTAATATAAAGCCAATTTCTATATCTAAAAACGAAGCTATTGTATATATTACATTAGCTGTCTTAGGAGAGTTTTTATTTTATAACTGGAGAATTTTTTCATATTAA
- a CDS encoding DUF4179 domain-containing protein: MKCNYFENIEVSSSIDDAINKGINEAVNKKRRKRIKNIAITCSLTIIIIVSTVFYNDKVLADVKEAFWSIASYFGLDNDLGNYKTVINKPITDNGYTIKLNEVVLDKKELIISSTVKSETGPFNGYPEVSKNIYINGKKIMANSNGVSESGNSYTQNYIDTYFLDEELSGEVNIKVEYLSINLMDDTGAESIKGSWVFDFKTDTDSLANNTMVKKLDKSFKFENGQSIKLKEYISNSLGSKIEFEQGENGTEYGLKLVGSDNLGNPIEFYNSYSSGPYGLFKLDNAVGNIKKEATQLKLCLYILDSDSVDKWEKTGSEFVVDIK; the protein is encoded by the coding sequence ATGAAATGTAATTATTTTGAAAATATAGAGGTATCCTCAAGTATTGATGATGCTATAAATAAAGGTATAAATGAAGCAGTTAATAAAAAAAGAAGAAAGCGTATAAAAAATATTGCGATTACATGTTCACTAACTATAATTATCATAGTAAGTACTGTATTTTATAATGACAAAGTATTAGCAGATGTTAAGGAAGCTTTTTGGAGTATAGCTAGCTATTTTGGTTTAGATAATGATTTAGGAAATTATAAAACAGTAATAAATAAGCCTATAACTGATAATGGATATACTATAAAACTAAATGAAGTTGTATTAGACAAGAAAGAATTAATCATATCATCAACTGTGAAATCAGAAACAGGGCCTTTTAATGGATACCCTGAAGTATCAAAGAATATTTATATAAATGGGAAAAAAATAATGGCAAATTCAAATGGTGTATCTGAAAGTGGTAATAGCTATACTCAAAATTATATTGATACTTATTTCTTAGATGAAGAGCTAAGTGGAGAAGTAAATATAAAAGTTGAGTATTTAAGTATTAACTTAATGGATGATACAGGTGCAGAGTCTATAAAAGGCTCATGGGTTTTTGATTTTAAAACTGATACTGATTCGCTAGCAAATAATACTATGGTTAAAAAGCTAGATAAAAGCTTTAAATTTGAAAATGGTCAGTCAATCAAGCTAAAGGAATATATTAGTAATAGTTTAGGTAGTAAGATTGAATTTGAACAAGGTGAAAATGGTACAGAGTATGGGTTAAAACTTGTAGGAAGTGATAATTTAGGCAATCCTATAGAATTTTATAATAGTTATAGTAGTGGACCTTATGGATTGTTTAAGTTGGATAATGCTGTTGGAAATATAAAAAAAGAGGCAACGCAGTTAAAACTTTGTTTATATATTCTAGATAGTGATTCTGTTGATAAGTGGGAAAAAACTGGTTCAGAGTTTGTTGTAGATATAAAGTAG
- a CDS encoding sigma-70 family RNA polymerase sigma factor, protein MGEKQNLSEEILVKKAIRGDVSSFEVLLKKYKQYLYKIAYSYTKNEQDSLDLIQECSYKAWLNIKKLKKHSSFKVWVSRILVNIAIDTYYKQSKNQILEIDDEVLSCEDENLSIVEKVDLQNAIDLLKPEYKTVIILKYFDDMTIDNISEVMDICPNTVKTYLRRAKSSIKSILKEEYLNEM, encoded by the coding sequence TTGGGGGAGAAACAAAATTTATCTGAAGAGATTTTAGTTAAAAAAGCAATAAGGGGAGATGTTTCTAGTTTTGAAGTTTTATTAAAAAAATATAAACAGTACTTATATAAAATAGCTTATAGTTATACAAAAAATGAACAGGATTCACTAGATTTAATTCAAGAATGTTCATATAAGGCATGGTTAAATATAAAAAAGTTAAAAAAGCATTCTTCATTTAAAGTTTGGGTTTCAAGGATTCTTGTAAATATTGCAATAGATACATATTACAAACAATCTAAAAATCAGATTTTAGAAATAGATGATGAGGTTTTAAGTTGTGAGGACGAAAATTTATCTATTGTAGAGAAAGTTGATTTGCAAAATGCAATAGACTTGTTAAAACCTGAATATAAAACTGTAATTATACTTAAGTATTTTGATGATATGACAATAGATAATATTTCAGAGGTAATGGATATATGTCCAAATACAGTTAAAACATATCTTAGAAGAGCTAAATCAAGCATTAAAAGTATATTAAAGGAGGAGTATCTAAATGAAATGTAA
- a CDS encoding DUF998 domain-containing protein: MNNILFLIIMIIDLIIPYFIAIPYKGYSHSKMVMSVLGCKNSPLGTVYNIWMIISGIGICLLGYNVFLYYSNENFVLAITIFILILLYGICDAIISGIFPLNEKKEDVTLSSKIHGIGSVIGFLALQFAPMFIALLEFKRGDVILGYILSIFFILSFISLICFVIGEKPKFKNTVFALEGLWQRVLCLFMYAPFIVWIMC; this comes from the coding sequence TTGAATAATATATTATTTTTAATTATTATGATTATTGATTTGATTATACCTTATTTCATTGCTATTCCTTATAAAGGATATAGTCATAGTAAAATGGTAATGAGTGTATTAGGTTGTAAAAATAGTCCTTTAGGAACTGTATATAATATTTGGATGATAATTTCAGGTATAGGTATATGTTTATTAGGATATAATGTTTTTCTATATTATAGTAATGAAAATTTTGTATTAGCAATCACTATATTTATATTAATTTTATTATATGGAATTTGTGATGCTATAATATCAGGTATTTTCCCTTTAAATGAGAAAAAAGAAGATGTTACTCTTTCATCTAAAATACATGGTATAGGTTCTGTTATAGGATTTTTAGCGCTTCAATTTGCACCTATGTTTATTGCGCTTTTAGAATTTAAAAGGGGAGATGTTATACTGGGGTATATTTTATCTATATTTTTTATTTTAAGTTTCATTTCTTTAATTTGTTTTGTTATAGGAGAAAAGCCTAAGTTTAAAAATACAGTATTTGCATTAGAAGGACTGTGGCAACGTGTACTGTGCCTTTTCATGTATGCTCCATTTATAGTTTGGATAATGTGTTAA
- a CDS encoding sensor histidine kinase has product MNLLFLDTINTILQSLIISFLPYSFLVNSKLINKKEGYAKLIISSISIVASVCICTKVLNSNNLSLLTISILNMIIIGVVYKECYKKALLAYFIAYFFLQSGVILFSSITWPISKDIFSDENISKIIGMYIPIIVCEFVLLFNSKKIYSVYNFFERYKYSFEISFLLIFSLDYIICLSIGLHSWANTILANVTIFTFIIFVAVAIIYIKGINSKYEEIERLNNLLIEKNNELRKIKHDYGSQISYINGLYIMNQYDRLGELLQKIINGNNSVSTHIKCISNKDSIITDIFNSLDVKDVHVIIDEEVDLKLLEISEYDLHKIISNIINNSLTALNHEGLIVIKTYKIFNSTYISIKNNGPQIDPDIITKIFELGFTTKKDYEKNHGYGLYIVKETVENNNGKIYVESNEEYTEFKIIFSK; this is encoded by the coding sequence TTGAACCTGCTATTTTTAGATACTATAAATACTATATTGCAATCATTAATAATAAGTTTTCTTCCATATTCATTTTTAGTTAATAGTAAATTAATAAATAAAAAAGAAGGATATGCCAAATTAATCATAAGTAGTATAAGTATAGTTGCTTCAGTTTGTATATGTACAAAAGTACTAAATAGTAATAATTTATCACTTTTGACTATAAGTATTTTAAATATGATAATTATTGGAGTTGTGTATAAAGAGTGCTATAAAAAAGCATTACTTGCGTACTTTATAGCATACTTTTTTTTACAATCAGGAGTTATTTTATTTAGTAGTATAACATGGCCTATATCAAAAGATATTTTTTCAGACGAGAACATATCAAAAATTATAGGTATGTATATACCTATAATAGTTTGTGAATTTGTATTATTATTTAATTCAAAAAAAATATATTCTGTGTATAATTTTTTTGAACGATATAAATATTCTTTTGAAATAAGTTTTTTACTTATATTTTCGCTAGATTATATAATATGCTTATCAATAGGATTACATTCTTGGGCAAATACTATTTTAGCAAATGTAACTATATTTACGTTTATCATATTTGTAGCAGTAGCTATAATATATATTAAAGGTATAAATAGTAAGTATGAAGAAATTGAAAGGCTAAATAATTTATTAATTGAAAAAAACAATGAATTAAGAAAAATAAAACACGATTATGGATCACAAATTTCATATATTAATGGTTTGTATATAATGAATCAATATGATAGACTAGGAGAATTACTGCAAAAAATAATCAATGGGAATAATTCTGTATCTACACATATAAAATGTATTAGCAATAAGGATTCCATTATTACTGATATATTTAATTCTTTAGATGTAAAAGATGTACATGTAATCATAGATGAAGAAGTGGATTTAAAATTACTTGAAATATCAGAATACGATTTACATAAAATAATCTCAAATATAATAAATAATTCTTTAACAGCTTTAAATCATGAAGGGCTGATAGTTATTAAAACATATAAAATTTTTAATAGTACATACATAAGCATAAAAAATAATGGACCTCAAATAGATCCAGATATTATAACTAAAATATTTGAGTTAGGATTTACAACAAAAAAAGATTATGAAAAAAATCATGGATATGGTTTATACATAGTTAAAGAAACTGTTGAAAATAATAATGGTAAGATTTATGTAGAGAGTAATGAGGAGTATACTGAATTTAAGATAATTTTTTCTAAATAA
- a CDS encoding MATE family efflux transporter, with translation MENTQSNIKYLKDEPIKKAIAHLSIPMMIGMSAGTIYNVINAYFIGLVHDTAMLSAITLGLPIFTVLMAFGNMFGVGGGTFVTRLVAQNEVDRAKKVAGYTFYTSIIVGLLIAVFACLLMNPIVKLLGADSNTLNYTTQYSTTLFIGGFAVILNFALEQIVRSEGASKESMYGMFVSVVVSIILDILFILVLDLHVYGAALSMVIANVASSIYYIWYLNAKSENLKGFLYHFKISIKDQIEIYKIGVSELIQCAFLIVTTLLLNNFAMEYGDSVVASFGIALRIAQLPEFFTMGIVLGVMPLIAYNFSNKNISRLKEGIKYSSIFIISIAVVFAGIVYMFRGQVIQAFSDDPSVLSIGAYILVAMLVSALFNGMTTLFMTIYQASGEGMATGIMAISQGCLYIPMVIVLHYYFGLHGLVWSITITEVITCLIGVILYIPYSKKTMKGLSLS, from the coding sequence ATGGAAAATACACAATCAAATATAAAGTATTTAAAAGATGAGCCAATAAAAAAGGCAATAGCTCATTTATCAATACCTATGATGATAGGTATGTCAGCAGGAACAATTTATAATGTTATAAATGCATATTTTATAGGCTTAGTACATGATACAGCAATGCTTAGTGCTATAACTTTAGGGCTTCCTATATTTACAGTTTTAATGGCATTTGGAAATATGTTTGGTGTAGGGGGAGGAACTTTTGTAACAAGATTGGTTGCACAAAATGAAGTAGATAGAGCTAAAAAGGTAGCAGGATATACTTTCTATACAAGCATTATTGTAGGTTTATTAATAGCAGTATTTGCTTGTTTATTAATGAATCCAATTGTTAAATTATTAGGAGCAGACTCAAATACATTAAATTATACAACACAATACTCAACTACATTGTTTATTGGTGGGTTTGCTGTTATATTAAATTTCGCACTTGAACAAATAGTAAGGTCAGAAGGTGCTTCTAAAGAATCTATGTATGGTATGTTTGTAAGTGTAGTAGTTAGTATTATACTTGATATATTATTTATACTAGTGCTTGACCTTCATGTATATGGAGCTGCGTTATCTATGGTAATTGCAAATGTTGCATCTAGTATTTATTACATTTGGTATTTAAATGCTAAAAGTGAAAATTTAAAAGGATTTTTGTATCATTTTAAAATAAGTATAAAAGATCAAATTGAAATATATAAAATAGGTGTATCTGAGCTAATTCAGTGTGCATTTTTAATTGTAACTACTTTATTACTAAATAATTTTGCTATGGAGTATGGAGATAGTGTAGTTGCAAGCTTTGGTATAGCTCTTAGAATAGCTCAATTACCAGAGTTTTTCACTATGGGTATAGTTTTAGGAGTTATGCCACTTATAGCTTATAACTTTTCTAATAAAAATATATCTCGTTTAAAAGAAGGGATAAAATATTCTTCTATATTTATAATTTCAATAGCAGTAGTATTTGCAGGAATTGTTTATATGTTTAGAGGACAAGTTATCCAAGCATTTTCAGATGACCCATCTGTTCTTTCAATAGGAGCATATATATTAGTAGCAATGTTAGTATCAGCACTATTTAATGGTATGACAACTTTATTTATGACAATATACCAAGCATCTGGAGAAGGAATGGCAACAGGTATAATGGCTATTAGTCAAGGCTGTTTATATATACCTATGGTTATAGTACTTCATTATTACTTTGGACTGCATGGATTAGTTTGGTCCATTACAATAACAGAAGTAATAACATGTTTAATAGGTGTGATTTTATATATACCTTATAGTAAAAAAACAATGAAAGGTCTTAGCTTAAGTTAA
- a CDS encoding S-layer homology domain-containing protein, producing MKKHLISTLALGIILSTTLSVHADNKVKDIDGHWAHKQISKFIENSYAKGYEDNTFRPDNKITRAEFVKLVNKYFGFNDKGDSNFKDINPKNWYYNDVCIAIQAGYINGYEDNTFRPDNLITREEAAKIIVSIKNQQDNTYDKLNTFPDKHLVSNWAKPYVEGAIENGYLKGDDLKNLRPTNRITRAESVTLLSRIEDKVVVKPEVVEKKDKEVKPEVIDKKDKEVKPEVVDKKDKEVKPEVLDDNKYPDDDRYPVNPEDNEYPDDRYPVDPDNEYPDDDRYPLPPFAKDKNYNGKPVIFMRDVEFHIPKGGYWDNYNLDEVLNPMAHDKNGNPLKVEYAGYVDTNIAGKFIITAMAKDSEGVYSESEVIVFVEDNLGARYDAPSIQYPNKYLPLRLGDAFDYKMIGATAKDYVGKDISNAITYSGKVDTHRPGQYPVVITVNDGEFNSVSEVVIVEVM from the coding sequence ATGAAAAAACACTTAATAAGTACATTAGCTTTAGGAATAATTCTTTCAACTACATTAAGCGTACACGCAGATAATAAAGTAAAAGATATTGATGGGCATTGGGCTCATAAGCAAATTTCTAAATTTATAGAAAATTCATATGCAAAAGGATATGAAGATAATACATTTAGACCAGATAATAAAATAACAAGAGCAGAGTTTGTAAAATTAGTTAATAAATACTTTGGATTTAACGATAAAGGAGATTCTAATTTTAAAGATATAAATCCAAAAAATTGGTATTATAACGATGTTTGTATAGCAATTCAAGCAGGATACATAAATGGATATGAAGATAATACATTTAGACCAGATAATTTAATTACTAGAGAAGAAGCAGCTAAGATAATTGTTAGTATAAAAAATCAACAAGATAATACATATGATAAATTAAATACTTTCCCAGATAAACATTTAGTTTCAAATTGGGCAAAACCATATGTAGAAGGTGCAATAGAAAATGGATATTTAAAAGGAGATGACTTAAAAAATCTTCGCCCTACAAACCGTATAACAAGAGCTGAATCAGTTACTTTATTATCTAGAATAGAAGATAAAGTAGTTGTTAAACCAGAAGTAGTAGAGAAGAAGGATAAAGAAGTAAAACCAGAAGTAATAGATAAAAAAGATAAAGAAGTAAAGCCAGAAGTAGTAGATAAAAAGGATAAAGAAGTAAAACCAGAGGTATTAGATGATAATAAGTATCCAGATGATGATCGTTATCCAGTAAATCCAGAAGATAATGAATATCCAGATGATCGTTATCCGGTAGATCCAGACAATGAATATCCAGATGATGATCGTTATCCACTACCACCTTTTGCAAAGGATAAAAATTATAATGGAAAGCCAGTTATATTTATGCGTGATGTAGAATTCCATATACCAAAAGGTGGTTACTGGGATAACTACAACTTAGATGAAGTATTAAATCCTATGGCTCATGATAAAAATGGTAACCCATTAAAAGTTGAGTATGCTGGATATGTAGATACTAATATAGCAGGTAAATTTATAATAACAGCTATGGCTAAAGATTCTGAAGGAGTATATTCTGAAAGTGAAGTTATTGTCTTTGTTGAAGATAATTTAGGTGCTAGATATGACGCTCCTTCAATACAATATCCAAATAAATATTTACCACTACGCTTAGGAGATGCATTTGATTATAAAATGATAGGTGCTACAGCTAAGGATTATGTAGGAAAGGATATTTCTAATGCTATAACTTATTCAGGTAAAGTTGATACACATAGACCTGGTCAATATCCTGTAGTTATAACTGTAAATGATGGAGAATTTAATTCTGTATCTGAGGTAGTTATTGTAGAGGTAATGTAA
- a CDS encoding alpha/beta hydrolase, translating to MSQSKVEILNFNSNILGKEMKVFVYLPEGYDNLTPLPVLYFLHGRSGNENIMFELDIKSKADKMIKNREINPMIIVCPRMENSRGLNSSLICKEVINIKDNRVINLGMYEDYFMKEIIPLIDKSFNTINDRKQRFIGERLLGVI from the coding sequence ATGAGTCAGTCAAAAGTAGAAATTTTAAATTTTAATAGCAATATACTTGGTAAAGAAATGAAAGTATTTGTTTATTTACCTGAAGGCTATGATAATTTAACACCTCTACCTGTATTATACTTTTTACATGGAAGAAGTGGAAATGAAAATATAATGTTTGAATTGGATATAAAATCTAAGGCAGACAAAATGATAAAAAATAGAGAAATTAACCCTATGATAATAGTATGTCCAAGAATGGAAAATAGTAGGGGCTTAAATTCATCTTTAATTTGTAAAGAAGTAATAAATATAAAAGATAATAGAGTAATAAACTTAGGAATGTATGAAGATTATTTTATGAAAGAGATAATTCCTTTAATCGATAAATCTTTTAACACTATAAATGATAGAAAACAAAGATTTATAGGGGAGCGTCTGCTGGGGGTTATATAG
- a CDS encoding PF20097 family protein, whose product MMEKTCPYCKSELTQGFIDGSRGSLKWHNENMGILEKHTIFGGEKLSSNSRIKCLRCEKCNKIIIDLEVL is encoded by the coding sequence ATGATGGAAAAGACGTGCCCTTACTGTAAAAGTGAGCTTACTCAAGGTTTTATTGACGGGAGTAGAGGTTCACTTAAATGGCATAATGAAAATATGGGTATTTTAGAAAAACACACAATATTCGGAGGAGAAAAGTTAAGCAGTAATTCAAGAATAAAATGTCTTAGATGTGAAAAATGTAATAAAATTATAATTGATCTAGAAGTATTATAA